From a single Nostoc sp. MS1 genomic region:
- the folD gene encoding bifunctional methylenetetrahydrofolate dehydrogenase/methenyltetrahydrofolate cyclohydrolase FolD, with protein METKTAKILDGKALAEKIYKELTAQITELQAKIGRPPGLAVLMVGDNPASAAYVGNKEKACAKVGIASFGKHFPTETTEAELEDVIAALNQDEQVDGILVQLPLPPHLDAVKLLHQIEPDKDADGLHPVNLGRLVRGERGLRSCTPAGVMRLLAEYEISLRGKQAVVVGRSILVGKPMALMLLEADATVTIAHSRSQDLKSITQNADVLIAAAGLPGLINADMVKPGAVVVDVGMNRVTGANGKSRLVGDIDYAAIAGVAEYITPVPGGVGPMTVALLLQNTVASYLQTAKESGVLNVK; from the coding sequence ATGGAAACAAAAACTGCCAAAATTCTTGATGGTAAGGCTTTAGCTGAAAAAATCTACAAAGAACTTACGGCTCAAATAACTGAGTTACAAGCGAAAATTGGTCGCCCTCCTGGGTTAGCTGTGTTGATGGTGGGAGATAACCCAGCCTCAGCAGCCTATGTAGGTAATAAGGAAAAAGCCTGCGCGAAGGTAGGTATTGCTTCTTTTGGTAAGCATTTCCCAACAGAGACTACCGAAGCGGAATTAGAAGATGTCATCGCTGCGCTTAACCAAGATGAACAAGTCGATGGTATTCTCGTACAGCTACCCCTCCCCCCGCACTTGGATGCGGTGAAACTACTGCACCAAATAGAACCAGATAAAGATGCTGATGGACTGCATCCGGTAAATTTGGGGCGTTTGGTGCGTGGGGAAAGGGGTTTACGCAGTTGTACACCAGCCGGAGTTATGCGACTGTTGGCAGAATATGAAATTTCTCTGCGCGGAAAGCAGGCTGTGGTGGTGGGACGTAGTATTTTAGTAGGTAAGCCAATGGCTTTGATGCTCTTAGAAGCTGATGCTACGGTGACTATTGCTCATTCGCGATCGCAAGACCTCAAATCCATTACCCAAAATGCCGATGTTCTCATTGCTGCGGCTGGTTTGCCAGGATTAATTAATGCTGACATGGTGAAACCAGGGGCGGTTGTGGTAGATGTGGGGATGAATCGCGTCACTGGTGCTAATGGCAAGAGTCGCTTAGTAGGCGATATCGATTATGCAGCTATTGCTGGAGTGGCAGAATATATTACCCCGGTTCCTGGTGGTGTTGGGCCTATGACTGTCGCTTTGTTATTACAAAATACAGTCGCCAGCTATTTACAAACAGCCAAAGAAAGCGGAGTCTTGAATGTTAAATGA
- a CDS encoding MlaD family protein encodes MRDFFTHRFTSQRTLREGSVGLLFLFGLATFGVVLLWLNRYTAARSTYKAIVEFANAGGMQRGASVRYRGVKVGRISQIQPGPNAVEVEIEIAQPDLIIPRDVVIEANQSGLISESIIDITPKSSLPTGQNLTKPLDQNCNASLIICNNARLKGQIGISLDDLIRSSTELASTYNNPEFYQRVNKLLETSSQAATGVAALTQDFRGLTKNFQGQLNTFTTTATTVQKATNQLTASTTKTVDQLGVTAGQFNTTATQASRLLSDLDSLLNTNRSTLVGALNNITETSNQLRLTVSNLSPSLNRLTQGELIKNLETLSANAAEASANLRNATQSLNDPKNAVLLQQTLDSARLTFENTQKITSDLDELTGDPNFRKNLRQLVNGLSNLVSSTDQMEQQAKLATTLESMKVAATKPAVIPTLTANSSPDTVTTADNQPQPKTIASSQEKLLKQLREYAEKENGDN; translated from the coding sequence ATGCGAGATTTTTTTACTCATCGTTTTACGTCGCAACGTACACTAAGAGAAGGTTCAGTGGGGTTGTTATTCCTATTTGGATTAGCAACCTTTGGTGTTGTTCTCCTATGGTTGAATAGGTATACTGCTGCTCGTAGTACATACAAGGCAATTGTAGAATTTGCTAACGCAGGCGGGATGCAAAGAGGCGCATCAGTTCGTTATCGTGGTGTAAAGGTAGGACGTATTTCTCAGATTCAACCAGGGCCAAATGCTGTAGAAGTAGAAATCGAAATTGCTCAACCTGATCTAATTATTCCTCGTGATGTAGTGATTGAAGCGAATCAAAGCGGATTAATTAGTGAAAGTATCATCGATATTACACCTAAATCATCACTACCTACTGGACAAAATCTGACTAAACCCTTAGACCAAAATTGTAATGCCAGCCTCATCATTTGTAATAATGCCCGCTTAAAGGGACAAATAGGTATAAGTCTTGATGATTTGATTCGTAGTAGTACTGAGTTAGCCAGTACCTACAACAACCCAGAATTTTATCAGAGGGTGAATAAACTTCTGGAAACTTCCTCACAAGCTGCGACTGGTGTAGCCGCATTGACTCAAGATTTTCGCGGTTTGACTAAGAATTTTCAAGGACAATTAAATACTTTTACTACAACTGCTACTACTGTACAAAAAGCAACTAACCAACTGACAGCTTCTACTACTAAAACTGTTGATCAGCTTGGTGTAACAGCAGGCCAATTCAACACAACAGCAACTCAAGCCAGTCGTTTATTGAGTGATTTGGATAGTTTATTAAATACCAATCGCTCAACTTTAGTCGGCGCTTTGAATAACATTACAGAAACTAGCAATCAACTACGTTTGACTGTCAGTAATTTATCACCAAGTCTGAATCGGTTGACTCAAGGAGAGTTAATCAAAAATTTAGAAACACTCTCGGCAAACGCAGCTGAAGCCTCGGCTAATCTGCGTAATGCCACCCAAAGTTTAAATGATCCAAAAAATGCCGTGCTGCTACAACAGACTTTGGACTCAGCCAGACTAACCTTTGAAAATACACAAAAAATTACATCAGATTTAGATGAATTAACGGGTGATCCTAACTTCCGCAAAAATCTCAGGCAATTGGTAAATGGTCTGAGTAATTTGGTATCTTCTACAGACCAGATGGAACAGCAAGCAAAGTTAGCCACCACCCTAGAGTCGATGAAAGTAGCCGCTACCAAACCCGCAGTAATACCCACTCTCACCGCTAATTCTTCACCCGACACCGTAACAACTGCGGATAACCAGCCTCAACCAAAAACGATCGCATCATCTCAAGAAAAGTTATTAAAGCAGCTACGAGAGTATGCGGAAAAGGAGAATGGGGACAATTGA
- a CDS encoding divergent PAP2 family protein, producing MQDIGAILDNRVLLVALVACFVAQALKLFIELIKNRKLNVRVLVTTGGMPSAHSALVTALAAGVGQTLGWASPDFALAAVFAIIVMYDAAGVRQAAGKQARILNQMIDELFHEKPDFSQDRLKELLGHTPVQVIAGSALGITISWLARALFIVNGQ from the coding sequence ATGCAGGACATAGGCGCAATTTTAGACAACCGGGTGCTGCTGGTTGCTCTGGTAGCTTGTTTTGTTGCTCAAGCTTTGAAGCTATTTATTGAGCTAATTAAAAATCGTAAACTGAATGTGCGCGTTTTAGTAACAACTGGCGGTATGCCCAGCGCCCATTCAGCATTAGTAACAGCCCTTGCAGCCGGTGTCGGGCAAACTCTGGGCTGGGCATCACCTGACTTTGCCTTGGCTGCGGTTTTCGCCATCATTGTTATGTACGATGCCGCCGGAGTTCGCCAAGCTGCCGGTAAGCAAGCACGTATCCTCAATCAGATGATTGATGAATTATTTCATGAAAAGCCCGATTTTAGCCAAGACAGGCTCAAAGAATTGCTGGGACACACACCCGTACAAGTAATAGCCGGGTCAGCTTTAGGTATAACTATTTCTTGGCTGGCTAGGGCTTTATTTATAGTTAATGGTCAATAG
- a CDS encoding pyridoxine 5'-phosphate synthase gives MATLGVNIDHIATIRQARRTVEPDPVAAAVLAELGGADGITVHLREDRRHIQDRDVRLLRQTVRTHLNLEMAATDEMVGIALDIKPDYVTLVPEKREEVTTEGGLDIVGQIVRIGEVVSKLQSAGIPVSLFIDAEPAQIEASVKVQAKFIELHTGRYAEATDETSRHHELAFLAAGCEQAIKSGLRVNAGHGLTYWNVYLVAALPGMEELNIGHTIISRAALVGIERAVREMKQAIRGE, from the coding sequence TTGGCTACTCTTGGAGTGAACATAGACCATATTGCGACCATCCGGCAAGCGCGACGGACGGTAGAACCTGACCCTGTGGCGGCGGCTGTACTGGCAGAATTAGGCGGGGCAGATGGTATCACTGTACATTTACGGGAAGACCGTCGGCATATTCAAGACCGTGATGTGCGACTGTTGCGTCAAACTGTGCGTACACACCTCAATTTAGAAATGGCGGCTACAGATGAAATGGTGGGAATAGCCCTTGACATCAAACCAGATTATGTGACGCTAGTTCCAGAGAAAAGAGAAGAGGTAACTACAGAAGGTGGTTTAGATATTGTCGGGCAAATTGTTAGAATAGGTGAGGTAGTTAGTAAGTTGCAGAGTGCTGGCATTCCTGTGAGTTTATTTATTGATGCTGAACCTGCACAAATTGAGGCATCTGTCAAGGTACAAGCAAAGTTTATTGAACTGCACACTGGCAGGTATGCCGAAGCAACCGATGAAACTAGCCGCCACCACGAGTTAGCATTTTTAGCCGCAGGGTGTGAACAAGCGATTAAATCCGGGCTGCGAGTTAATGCTGGTCATGGCCTCACCTACTGGAACGTTTACCTCGTGGCTGCACTCCCAGGTATGGAAGAACTCAACATTGGTCATACCATCATCAGCCGGGCAGCTTTGGTAGGGATAGAAAGGGCAGTTCGGGAGATGAAGCAGGCTATTAGAGGGGAGTAG
- a CDS encoding ABC transporter ATP-binding protein, whose translation MTQPLIELKGVSKSFGDHQVLDHVDLTIYRGEALGIIGPSGTGKSTILRVIAGLITPDTGEVYVQGVKREGLIEDSQDPVGIGMVFQQAALFDSLTVEENVGFLLYQHSKLPRSRIRELVHEKLDMVGLHGISDLYPSELSGGMRKRVSFARAIMSNPDNAAEGPEVLLYDEPTAGLDPIASTVIEDLIRELQSTHGVCGTYAIVTHQDSTIRRTADRLVFLYQGKVQWEGTVSDIDNTDHPLIKQFISGSVQGPIQVVG comes from the coding sequence ATGACACAACCACTAATTGAACTCAAAGGCGTTTCTAAATCTTTTGGTGATCATCAGGTTTTAGACCATGTAGATTTGACGATTTACCGGGGTGAAGCTTTAGGAATTATTGGGCCTTCTGGTACTGGGAAATCAACTATTTTGCGTGTAATTGCTGGCTTAATTACTCCTGATACTGGGGAAGTTTATGTGCAAGGAGTAAAAAGGGAAGGGTTGATTGAAGATAGTCAAGATCCTGTTGGTATTGGCATGGTGTTTCAGCAAGCGGCATTATTTGATTCTTTGACGGTGGAAGAGAATGTGGGATTTTTACTTTATCAGCATTCTAAGTTACCGCGATCGCGCATTCGGGAGTTAGTCCATGAAAAATTAGACATGGTTGGTTTACATGGTATCAGTGATCTTTACCCATCAGAACTTTCTGGAGGGATGCGAAAACGGGTGAGTTTTGCCCGCGCGATTATGTCTAACCCTGATAATGCCGCAGAAGGACCAGAAGTTTTACTCTACGACGAACCAACAGCCGGACTTGATCCCATCGCTTCTACTGTGATAGAAGATTTAATCCGCGAGTTGCAATCTACACATGGAGTTTGTGGTACTTATGCGATCGTTACTCACCAAGATAGTACGATTAGACGCACAGCTGATAGACTAGTGTTTCTCTATCAAGGTAAAGTGCAGTGGGAGGGAACAGTTAGTGATATTGATAACACCGACCACCCCCTAATCAAACAGTTCATCAGTGGAAGCGTCCAAGGTCCAATTCAGGTAGTTGGTTAA
- a CDS encoding SnoaL-like polyketide cyclase has translation MSATQSNNLPLWVQDRDQVIAESTDVQWRYQTPPDYSRSKENLAKESTRNHLEGTLEAIVQNLVRTFEMEVSFKANPQQWLSIVNDKFRVSTNGGAEYTAEDLSAQGTYNLFMADSEHYKASQESFESSAKLFHTTFPQGFPWEVLEVYSGPPTVTFKWRHWGHFRGAYKDYAPTGETVEIIGLSVAHVTDDLKIISLEHYFDNTLFLDKLTAGGKQTNSETKGSGCPFGSWFKKSGKS, from the coding sequence ATGAGCGCAACACAATCTAATAACCTACCGCTTTGGGTGCAGGACAGGGATCAGGTGATTGCTGAAAGCACTGATGTTCAATGGCGCTATCAGACTCCTCCAGATTATTCTCGTTCCAAAGAAAATCTTGCCAAAGAGAGTACACGCAATCACTTAGAGGGTACACTGGAAGCGATCGTCCAGAACTTAGTTAGAACCTTTGAAATGGAGGTTTCTTTCAAAGCTAACCCGCAGCAGTGGTTGTCAATTGTTAATGACAAGTTTCGTGTAAGTACTAATGGCGGGGCGGAGTACACAGCCGAAGATTTATCTGCCCAAGGTACTTACAATTTATTTATGGCGGATTCTGAACATTACAAAGCATCTCAAGAAAGCTTTGAATCATCCGCTAAACTTTTCCATACTACATTTCCTCAAGGTTTCCCTTGGGAGGTGTTGGAAGTCTACTCAGGGCCACCAACTGTAACATTCAAATGGCGACACTGGGGCCATTTTCGCGGTGCATATAAAGATTATGCGCCCACTGGGGAGACAGTAGAAATCATAGGTTTGAGTGTAGCTCACGTTACTGATGACTTAAAGATTATTTCCTTGGAACACTATTTTGATAACACGCTGTTCTTAGATAAGTTGACAGCTGGTGGTAAACAAACAAATAGTGAAACCAAAGGAAGTGGCTGTCCTTTTGGTTCTTGGTTTAAAAAATCTGGCAAGAGTTAG
- a CDS encoding phytoene desaturase family protein, which yields MTSPLPTTNSPLPTPPLDAIVIGSGIGGLCAAGLLARYGKRVVVCESHTIAGGAAHSFRRRGFEFDSGPSFYCGLADSQSLNPVKQILDVLGESLQVIPYDPLGKYHFPEGTVAVYSNTEKYLHEVQQITFQGAEELQRFIERLLGLYEAMKGIPTLALRSDWQVILVLLQRYLPSLAQMLPYLPLVQSSVGNVMDTTVNHPWVRRLIDLECFLLSGLKAHGTIAPEVAFMLGERSRAGVEYPVGGSAAIVNALVRGLERWGGKLRLGCHVEQILVEAGKAVGVRLQNGEILNAPIVISNATIWDTYNHLLRPEDLPAAYRQNALDTPAVDSFMHLHLGIRADGLENLTGHHVVVHDSQQDITISGNTCMISIPSVWDATLAPEGHHVVHAYTLEPHAGWERGDGYAVKKKEKAESLYRALERIIPDIRERVVLELIGTPLTHSYYLRRHQGTYGPAIAAGKGMFPSTHTPIQGLYRVGDSTMPGIGVPAVAASGILCANSLVERSQIVELLKVIAH from the coding sequence ATGACCTCCCCACTCCCAACTACCAACTCCCCACTCCCCACTCCCCCACTTGATGCCATAGTTATCGGTAGCGGTATCGGCGGTTTATGCGCGGCTGGGTTGTTAGCGCGTTATGGTAAACGGGTCGTTGTGTGTGAAAGTCATACAATTGCTGGTGGTGCAGCCCATAGCTTTAGACGGCGCGGATTTGAATTTGATTCTGGCCCCTCCTTTTACTGTGGTTTGGCGGATAGTCAAAGTTTAAATCCTGTTAAACAGATTCTTGATGTCTTAGGTGAGTCACTCCAAGTTATACCCTATGATCCTCTAGGAAAATACCATTTTCCTGAAGGAACTGTTGCAGTATACAGCAACACTGAAAAATACCTTCATGAAGTACAGCAAATAACTTTCCAAGGTGCGGAAGAACTCCAGCGATTTATAGAACGCTTGTTGGGGTTATATGAAGCTATGAAAGGTATTCCCACCTTAGCATTGCGGTCAGACTGGCAGGTAATTTTGGTTTTACTGCAACGTTACTTACCATCTTTGGCGCAAATGTTACCTTACTTACCCTTGGTTCAGTCTTCTGTAGGGAATGTGATGGATACCACGGTTAACCACCCTTGGGTAAGAAGACTGATTGATTTAGAATGTTTTCTCCTATCTGGCTTAAAAGCACATGGCACAATTGCCCCAGAGGTGGCTTTTATGTTGGGAGAACGTTCCCGCGCTGGAGTTGAGTATCCTGTAGGGGGTAGTGCGGCAATTGTCAATGCTTTGGTGCGTGGGTTGGAACGTTGGGGTGGTAAATTACGTTTGGGATGTCACGTTGAGCAAATTTTGGTAGAAGCTGGTAAAGCTGTAGGTGTAAGGTTACAAAATGGGGAAATTCTCAACGCGCCTATAGTCATTTCTAATGCCACAATTTGGGATACTTACAATCATCTATTACGACCTGAAGATTTACCTGCGGCTTACCGTCAAAATGCTTTAGATACGCCAGCCGTAGACAGTTTTATGCACTTGCATTTAGGCATTAGGGCAGATGGATTAGAAAATTTGACAGGGCATCATGTAGTAGTTCATGATTCTCAGCAAGATATTACTATCTCAGGTAATACCTGCATGATTTCGATCCCCAGTGTGTGGGATGCAACTCTCGCACCAGAAGGACATCATGTCGTCCATGCTTACACCCTCGAACCTCACGCCGGATGGGAACGCGGTGATGGGTATGCAGTGAAGAAAAAGGAGAAAGCAGAGTCTTTATACCGTGCTTTAGAGCGCATTATCCCTGATATTAGAGAACGTGTGGTATTGGAACTCATCGGTACACCGTTAACTCACTCCTATTACCTACGCCGCCATCAGGGAACCTACGGCCCAGCTATTGCTGCTGGTAAGGGGATGTTTCCGAGTACGCATACGCCTATTCAGGGTTTGTATCGCGTGGGTGATAGTACAATGCCAGGAATTGGTGTCCCGGCGGTAGCGGCTTCTGGGATTTTATGCGCGAATAGTTTAGTAGAGCGATCGCAAATAGTAGAGTTATTGAAAGTTATTGCTCATTAG
- a CDS encoding hybrid sensor histidine kinase/response regulator: protein MSELWTYFSNSSPFIPHGHCYLWKTDLVWLHIISDGLIALAYYSIPATLFYFVRRRQDLPFYWMFLLFSGFIVACGTTHIMEIWTLWYPTYWTSGFLKAATALISVFTALALIPLVPQALALPSPAQLERANQDLQNEILERLKVEVELRKYQNHLEEIVTLRTNEISKANEKLQQEIHERQRILEILKESEERYRYLAEAIPQIVWTANANGECDYFNENWCNYTGLTLEESLGSGWLAALHPDDVERSHEVWLKAVETGSLYENEYRFKRAVDSSYHWQLGRGFPLKDHQGKVVKWFGTCTDIHEQKQILEERARLLELEQTARAEAETANRIKDEFLAVLSHELRTPLNAILGWSKLLQERQLNPARTSQALATIERNATLQVQLIEDLLDISRILQGKLVINVTKVNLVIVILTALETMRLAAETKSIEITTRFAPKIGQVMGDSARLQQVVWNLLSNAVKFTPNGGKIEVRLEKVNGYAQIVISDTGKGISLEFLPYVFDYFRQADSSSTRKFGGLGLGLAIVRKIVEIHGGIVTAQSLGEEQGATFTVRLPMLPEEDVSVNYEEYHSASLQNNSLQLSGIKTLVVDDDADSRDFLAFILEQEGAEVSLATSALEALELLPKIKPDVLVSDISMPDMNGYTLMQQVRTWTKEQGGEIPAIALTAFARQYDREQALQAGYQLHLPKPLNADELIAAVVKLVISP from the coding sequence ATGTCAGAATTATGGACTTATTTTTCTAATTCATCCCCATTTATTCCACATGGTCATTGCTATCTATGGAAGACAGACTTAGTTTGGTTACACATTATATCTGATGGATTAATTGCATTAGCTTACTATTCTATTCCTGCTACACTTTTTTACTTTGTTCGTAGACGGCAGGATTTACCGTTTTATTGGATGTTCCTGTTGTTTAGCGGATTTATTGTGGCTTGTGGTACAACCCACATTATGGAAATATGGACACTTTGGTATCCTACTTATTGGACATCCGGTTTTTTAAAGGCAGCAACAGCACTAATATCTGTATTTACAGCATTAGCATTAATACCTTTAGTACCTCAAGCTTTAGCACTTCCTAGCCCGGCTCAACTAGAAAGAGCTAATCAAGACCTACAAAATGAAATATTAGAGCGATTAAAGGTAGAGGTAGAACTAAGAAAATATCAAAATCATTTAGAAGAAATAGTTACTTTACGCACAAATGAAATTAGTAAGGCCAACGAGAAATTACAGCAAGAAATTCATGAACGTCAGCGTATTTTAGAAATTCTCAAAGAGAGTGAAGAACGCTATCGTTATCTAGCAGAAGCCATTCCTCAAATTGTCTGGACAGCTAATGCCAACGGTGAGTGTGATTATTTTAATGAAAACTGGTGTAATTATACTGGGTTAACTTTAGAGGAGTCTTTAGGTTCTGGATGGTTAGCAGCACTGCATCCTGATGATGTAGAACGGAGTCATGAAGTATGGTTAAAAGCTGTAGAAACTGGGTCTTTATACGAGAATGAATACCGTTTTAAACGTGCAGTTGATAGTTCCTATCACTGGCAACTAGGACGGGGATTTCCACTTAAAGACCACCAAGGTAAAGTAGTTAAATGGTTTGGAACATGTACGGATATTCATGAGCAAAAACAAATTTTGGAAGAAAGAGCGCGGCTTTTAGAGTTAGAGCAAACAGCCAGAGCCGAAGCAGAAACAGCTAACCGCATTAAAGATGAATTTTTAGCAGTTCTCTCTCATGAGTTACGTACCCCTTTGAACGCAATTCTAGGTTGGTCTAAATTGTTGCAAGAGCGTCAGCTTAACCCCGCGAGGACATCACAAGCTTTAGCAACAATTGAACGTAATGCCACTTTACAAGTACAACTGATCGAAGATTTACTAGATATCTCCAGAATATTACAAGGTAAGTTAGTAATAAACGTTACTAAAGTTAATTTAGTAATTGTGATATTAACAGCGCTGGAAACCATGCGTCTTGCCGCCGAAACTAAGTCAATTGAGATAACGACAAGATTTGCACCCAAAATTGGACAGGTTATGGGTGACTCGGCGCGTTTGCAGCAAGTAGTCTGGAATTTACTTTCTAATGCAGTTAAATTCACGCCCAACGGTGGCAAGATAGAAGTACGCCTAGAAAAAGTTAATGGCTATGCTCAAATTGTAATTAGTGATACAGGCAAAGGCATTAGCCTAGAGTTTTTACCTTATGTGTTTGATTACTTCCGCCAAGCAGACAGCAGTTCTACCAGAAAATTTGGTGGACTAGGGTTAGGGCTGGCTATTGTACGGAAAATTGTGGAAATTCATGGTGGTATTGTGACTGCTCAAAGCCTTGGGGAAGAACAGGGTGCAACTTTCACCGTGAGATTACCAATGCTTCCAGAAGAGGATGTGAGTGTGAATTATGAGGAATATCACTCTGCATCATTACAAAATAATTCTTTGCAACTTTCGGGTATTAAAACCTTGGTAGTTGATGACGATGCAGATTCACGAGATTTCTTAGCCTTTATTCTAGAGCAAGAAGGAGCCGAAGTGAGCTTGGCGACTTCAGCATTGGAAGCATTGGAGCTATTGCCAAAAATTAAACCAGATGTTTTGGTGAGTGACATTAGTATGCCAGATATGAATGGCTATACATTAATGCAACAAGTAAGGACATGGACAAAAGAACAAGGGGGAGAAATTCCGGCGATCGCCTTAACAGCCTTCGCGCGACAATATGATCGAGAACAAGCACTCCAAGCTGGATATCAGCTACATCTCCCCAAACCACTCAACGCTGATGAATTAATTGCGGCTGTTGTTAAGTTGGTCATTAGTCCATAG
- the crtE gene encoding geranylgeranyl diphosphate synthase CrtE yields the protein MVAADNLQKMSEEAKFNLVAYLKERQKLCEAALDEAIPVIYPEKIYESMRYSLLAGGKRLRPILCLATCEMMGGTIEMAMPTACAVEMIHTMSLIHDDLPAMDNDDYRRGMLTNHKVYGEDIAILAGDGLLAYAFELVAIRTPEIVPRDKVLQVIARLGRALGAAGLVGGQVVDLESEGKSDISLETLNFIHNHKTAALLEACVVCGGILASASLEDIQRLTRYSQNIGLAFQIIDDILDITSTQEQLGKTAGKDLLAQKVTYPSLWGIEQSKVKAQELIEAACAELEPFGERAQPLVAIAHFITSRNH from the coding sequence ATGGTAGCAGCTGATAACCTTCAGAAGATGTCAGAGGAAGCCAAATTTAACTTAGTAGCTTATCTCAAAGAACGGCAAAAACTTTGTGAAGCAGCTTTAGATGAGGCTATACCCGTCATTTATCCAGAAAAAATTTATGAGTCGATGCGCTACTCACTGTTAGCTGGAGGTAAGCGCCTGCGTCCCATTCTCTGTTTAGCTACCTGTGAAATGATGGGCGGCACAATTGAAATGGCTATGCCTACAGCTTGTGCTGTGGAAATGATTCACACCATGTCTTTGATTCACGATGACCTACCAGCGATGGATAATGATGATTACCGTCGCGGTATGCTCACAAATCACAAAGTTTATGGTGAAGATATCGCAATTCTAGCGGGAGATGGCTTACTCGCTTATGCTTTTGAGTTGGTAGCTATCCGCACTCCTGAAATTGTGCCTAGAGACAAAGTTTTACAGGTAATAGCCCGTTTAGGACGCGCCTTGGGGGCAGCTGGCTTAGTTGGGGGTCAAGTAGTTGACCTAGAATCAGAAGGAAAATCTGATATTTCCCTAGAAACCCTCAATTTCATCCACAATCACAAAACAGCCGCCCTCTTAGAAGCCTGTGTTGTCTGTGGCGGTATTTTGGCTAGCGCCTCACTAGAAGATATCCAAAGACTCACACGCTACTCGCAAAATATTGGGTTAGCATTCCAAATCATTGATGATATTCTCGATATCACCTCTACTCAAGAGCAACTAGGTAAAACTGCGGGTAAAGACCTCCTAGCCCAGAAAGTCACCTATCCCAGCTTGTGGGGCATTGAACAATCAAAAGTCAAAGCCCAAGAGCTAATAGAAGCCGCGTGTGCAGAACTAGAACCATTTGGAGAACGCGCACAGCCTTTAGTTGCGATCGCTCACTTTATCACCAGCCGCAACCACTAA
- a CDS encoding MgPME-cyclase complex family protein produces the protein MQTYYYVLASRRFLLQEEPMEEVLKERTRHYHEQEKEIDFWLVPQPAFLETPEFAEIKAKCPQPAAAIISTNPQFITWLKLRLEYVITGEFSAPSETIPDPLASLATVS, from the coding sequence ATGCAAACATATTATTACGTTTTGGCTAGCCGACGCTTTTTACTACAAGAAGAACCTATGGAGGAAGTGCTGAAAGAACGTACTCGCCATTACCACGAACAAGAAAAAGAAATTGATTTTTGGTTGGTTCCCCAACCTGCATTTTTAGAAACACCAGAATTTGCAGAAATTAAAGCGAAGTGTCCTCAGCCAGCCGCCGCGATTATTTCTACTAATCCTCAATTCATTACTTGGCTCAAACTCCGGTTGGAGTACGTTATTACAGGAGAATTTTCTGCCCCTTCGGAAACTATTCCTGATCCTTTGGCATCTTTAGCTACAGTTTCTTAG
- a CDS encoding NUDIX hydrolase — MSKEQVQVAIAILYQNNQYLMQLRDDIPTIPYPAHWALFGGHIEPGETPEIAVQREILEEIGYTLPQITKFGCYPDQTVVRHVFHAPLLVEFNQLVLNEGWDMGLLTPDDIRKGKFYSANAGSEKPLGSVAQQILLEFMEKSQ; from the coding sequence ATGAGTAAAGAACAAGTACAGGTAGCGATCGCCATCCTTTACCAAAATAATCAGTATCTTATGCAGTTACGGGATGATATCCCCACTATTCCCTATCCTGCACATTGGGCTTTATTTGGTGGTCACATCGAACCAGGGGAAACACCAGAGATCGCAGTACAGCGAGAAATTCTAGAAGAAATTGGCTATACTCTCCCCCAGATTACCAAATTTGGTTGTTACCCAGACCAAACAGTGGTGCGTCATGTGTTTCATGCCCCACTATTAGTAGAATTTAATCAACTGGTGTTAAATGAAGGTTGGGACATGGGCTTGTTAACACCAGATGATATTCGTAAAGGTAAATTTTATTCAGCCAACGCCGGATCTGAAAAACCTCTAGGATCAGTAGCACAGCAAATTTTATTGGAGTTTATGGAAAAGAGTCAATAG